A genomic region of Alicyclobacillus sp. SO9 contains the following coding sequences:
- a CDS encoding DsrE/DsrF/DrsH-like family protein, whose product MTRRVAIIASNGGMETAYKVLNIATTAAATDAEVAVFFTFDGLEIIRKDAQDILSFGQGKEHYKERFQSSNIPPVGEMLELALESDIKLIACQMTMDVMGLSRNQFLDEIEVGGAMSFLDFAYDADVSLTF is encoded by the coding sequence ATGACACGACGTGTAGCAATCATTGCGTCCAATGGTGGGATGGAGACGGCATATAAGGTTTTAAACATCGCCACAACTGCTGCCGCGACCGATGCAGAAGTAGCCGTCTTCTTTACCTTTGACGGTCTCGAGATTATTCGAAAGGATGCACAAGACATCCTGTCTTTTGGACAGGGAAAGGAACACTACAAAGAGCGTTTTCAATCGTCAAATATTCCGCCCGTGGGTGAGATGCTTGAGCTTGCTTTGGAAAGCGACATAAAGCTGATAGCGTGCCAAATGACCATGGACGTCATGGGGCTTTCACGCAATCAATTTTTAGATGAAATCGAAGTAGGCGGTGCCATGAGTTTCCTGGATTTTGCATACGATGCGGACGTTTCCCTGACATTCTAG
- a CDS encoding sulfurtransferase TusA family protein: MIEYAVDKIIDCAGMSCPMPVVKTKKAIQQINPGQVLGVIATDAGSVADVKSWASRMGHHFLGTEEREGKYHHYIRRAHADGAEPDTRYALTISTEGLMERLNGPQHDESVVLDVREPDEFESGHIKGAISVPLGQLEYRLPELKPLLDKELFVICRSGSRSESACHILTKHGFTKAVNVSDGMKDWLGPTE; this comes from the coding sequence ATGATTGAGTATGCTGTTGATAAAATAATAGATTGTGCGGGCATGTCCTGCCCAATGCCTGTTGTCAAGACGAAGAAGGCAATCCAGCAGATAAATCCAGGACAAGTGCTGGGGGTGATTGCAACTGATGCTGGTTCCGTGGCAGACGTCAAAAGCTGGGCTTCCAGAATGGGACATCATTTTCTAGGTACTGAAGAGAGAGAAGGAAAATACCATCATTACATTCGGCGGGCTCATGCAGACGGTGCAGAACCGGATACCAGATATGCCTTGACGATTTCAACAGAAGGGTTAATGGAACGGCTGAATGGACCGCAACATGATGAGAGTGTGGTTTTGGATGTACGAGAACCAGACGAATTTGAGTCAGGACACATTAAAGGTGCAATTTCAGTTCCTCTCGGTCAGTTGGAGTACAGGTTGCCTGAGCTAAAGCCTCTTCTCGACAAAGAACTGTTTGTCATTTGCAGGAGCGGAAGCAGAAGTGAATCAGCTTGTCACATTCTCACAAAACACGGGTTCACAAAAGCCGTAAATGTTTCTGACGGAATGAAGGACTGGCTTGGGCCGACAGAATAG
- a CDS encoding sulfite exporter TauE/SafE family protein translates to MHLSDLQMILSVVSGGVVGFTLGLIGGGGSILAVPLLLYVVGIHDAHIVIGTTALAVSVNAFMNLIPHWREGNVRWKAAVLFAIPGAIGAYVGSIFGKMVNDNAILFLFAILMIVIAVLMLRPKKQLDNEQHVLDIQAKKVIPSGFSTGAIAGFFGIGGGFLIVPGLVFSTGMGMIEAIATSLFSVGTFGLTTAVSYAFSGLVDWLIVILYIVGGLIGGFFGVKLATRLANTKRLLQIVFSTVIIVVAIYMLYKNLSFLHL, encoded by the coding sequence ATGCATCTAAGTGACTTGCAAATGATACTGTCGGTTGTTTCTGGCGGAGTGGTCGGATTTACCCTGGGTTTGATTGGCGGAGGGGGTTCCATTTTGGCCGTTCCGCTCTTGCTGTACGTGGTAGGAATCCACGATGCTCACATAGTGATTGGGACAACGGCTCTTGCTGTCTCGGTCAATGCATTCATGAACTTGATTCCCCATTGGCGAGAAGGAAACGTTCGCTGGAAAGCAGCTGTGCTGTTTGCTATACCAGGAGCCATCGGTGCTTATGTAGGCTCTATTTTTGGGAAAATGGTGAACGACAACGCGATTCTATTTTTGTTTGCAATTTTAATGATTGTGATAGCTGTATTGATGCTTCGTCCCAAAAAACAATTGGATAATGAACAGCATGTGTTAGATATACAAGCAAAGAAAGTCATTCCTTCCGGGTTCTCAACGGGCGCGATTGCCGGATTCTTTGGTATCGGCGGAGGTTTTCTAATTGTTCCAGGACTTGTTTTTTCAACTGGGATGGGAATGATTGAAGCTATCGCGACCTCTTTGTTTTCAGTGGGAACGTTTGGGTTAACCACTGCAGTATCCTATGCGTTTTCCGGACTTGTAGATTGGCTTATTGTCATTTTATATATTGTGGGTGGTCTAATCGGCGGATTTTTTGGTGTAAAACTGGCAACGCGATTGGCTAATACAAAACGGTTGCTGCAAATTGTGTTTTCTACAGTTATCATTGTTGTTGCAATTTACATGCTATATAAGAATCTATCTTTCCTCCACCTGTAA
- a CDS encoding TetR/AcrR family transcriptional regulator, translating to MAERNVKERIIETALQLFEQYGYHGVGVNKIIEESGTSKGGFYHNFKSKDELLYIIHDSFITYALDKAQEAYEKWDTATERLHEILKSFARVFHLYKPHTTVFYQESVYLVPEYSEAIKRKRHDYMDILFRVVQEGVDSGEFRRNLPVPIVSMAISGMINWTYMWYQTSGKYSIDEIADIYADLVFHALLTDDTKQNPDFAGFFLPAKPNNSDVHMD from the coding sequence ATGGCGGAACGCAATGTCAAGGAAAGAATCATCGAGACTGCTCTGCAGTTGTTTGAGCAGTATGGCTATCACGGCGTCGGTGTGAATAAAATAATTGAAGAAAGCGGGACTTCAAAGGGAGGCTTTTACCACAACTTCAAATCGAAAGACGAATTGTTGTACATCATTCACGACTCGTTCATTACGTACGCGTTGGACAAAGCTCAAGAGGCTTATGAAAAATGGGATACAGCGACGGAACGCCTGCACGAAATTTTAAAGTCCTTTGCAAGAGTTTTTCATCTGTATAAGCCGCATACAACTGTATTCTATCAGGAAAGTGTCTATCTGGTTCCAGAGTACTCCGAAGCTATAAAAAGGAAACGGCACGATTACATGGATATCCTCTTTCGTGTTGTCCAGGAAGGCGTTGACAGCGGTGAGTTTCGACGGAATCTTCCTGTACCGATTGTCTCCATGGCCATCTCCGGGATGATTAACTGGACCTATATGTGGTACCAAACAAGCGGGAAGTACAGTATTGACGAAATTGCTGACATTTACGCCGATCTCGTTTTCCACGCACTCCTGACAGACGATACCAAGCAAAATCCGGATTTTGCGGGATTCTTTCTGCCCGCGAAGCCTAACAACAGTGATGTGCATATGGATTAG
- a CDS encoding acyl-CoA dehydrogenase — MDFDLSQEQQMTRDMVRDFAQKEIAPKAAEIDKTGEFPHDTFKKMGELGILGIPFAEEYGGSGGDTISYALAVEEVGRACGSTGLGYAAAVSLGASPIYYFGTEEQKEKFLTPLASGEALGAFGLTEPTAGSDAGGTKTKAVLDGDEYVINGSKCFITNASYAKTVIVTAVTGQTTSGKNIISAIIVPTDTPGFSVSKEYDKLGLRGSNTAEIVLEDVRVPKENLLGDPQKGFKQFLYTLDGGRISIGALSVGIAQAALDASLAYAKERKQFGQSISKFQAIQFKLADMAMHVELARNQVLKAAWLKDNHRSFTTESAMAKLYASEIAMRAADQAIQIHGGNGYMKDYPVERMMRDAKLMEIGEGTSEVQRMVIARQLGC; from the coding sequence ATGGATTTTGATTTGTCGCAAGAGCAACAAATGACGCGGGATATGGTGCGGGATTTTGCCCAAAAGGAGATTGCCCCAAAAGCAGCTGAAATTGATAAAACAGGAGAGTTCCCTCATGACACCTTTAAGAAAATGGGTGAACTCGGCATTTTAGGTATTCCCTTTGCCGAGGAATACGGCGGATCCGGAGGAGATACCATCTCTTACGCATTGGCTGTCGAAGAAGTAGGCAGAGCTTGCGGCAGTACAGGTCTTGGCTATGCAGCGGCCGTCTCTCTTGGAGCAAGCCCAATCTACTATTTTGGTACTGAGGAACAGAAGGAAAAGTTTCTCACACCGCTCGCATCCGGGGAAGCTTTGGGTGCATTCGGGTTGACGGAACCGACGGCTGGATCTGATGCAGGCGGTACTAAGACAAAAGCCGTTCTCGACGGTGATGAATATGTGATTAATGGCAGCAAGTGTTTCATCACGAATGCTTCCTATGCCAAAACAGTGATTGTCACTGCGGTGACGGGCCAGACAACATCCGGTAAGAACATTATTTCTGCCATTATTGTTCCCACAGATACACCGGGGTTTTCTGTCAGCAAAGAGTATGACAAACTCGGTTTGCGGGGTTCCAATACTGCTGAAATCGTACTTGAAGACGTCCGGGTCCCGAAGGAAAACCTGTTGGGTGATCCTCAAAAGGGCTTCAAACAATTCCTTTACACCCTTGACGGAGGCCGCATTTCCATCGGCGCTTTGTCTGTTGGTATTGCTCAGGCAGCTTTGGATGCATCATTAGCATATGCGAAGGAACGCAAGCAGTTTGGCCAATCCATCTCGAAGTTTCAAGCTATCCAGTTTAAACTGGCGGACATGGCGATGCATGTGGAATTGGCCCGGAACCAGGTTCTCAAAGCCGCTTGGTTGAAAGACAATCACCGTTCGTTTACAACCGAGTCGGCCATGGCAAAGTTGTATGCTTCGGAAATTGCGATGAGAGCAGCAGATCAAGCCATTCAGATTCACGGCGGCAACGGATACATGAAAGACTATCCTGTCGAGCGAATGATGCGGGATGCGAAGCTGATGGAAATTGGCGAAGGGACTTCTGAAGTACAGCGTATGGTCATTGCCCGTCAATTAGGCTGCTGA
- a CDS encoding acetyl-CoA carboxylase biotin carboxylase subunit: MFTKVLIANRGEIAARVIRTCKKLNIQTVAVYSEADAQVPHVKQADESCLLGGPRVNESYLNMDKLIEIATETGAQAVHPGYGLLSENAEFARRCTEAGLVFIGPSPAVIAQMGSKIQARKAMEEAGVPVVPGVTKDLANAEEANEIAASMGYPVMLKASAGGGGIGMQVVYDESGLRKAFESNKKRATDFFGDGAIYLEKYIENPRHIEIQVLADNQGNTVYLWERECSIQRRHQKIVEEALSPFLDEQTRHKMGAVAVKAAKALGYSNAGTIEFLVDPDKNFYFLEMNTRLQVEHPVTEEITGLDLVEQQLLVASGASLSFTQDQVQRQGHAIEVRIYAEDPTTFFPSPGTISAMKVPEGDGIRHELAVHSGSVVTPYYDPMIGKLIVTGETRDAAIDKLQFALEGYEIEGIKTNIPALRQVANHQAFREGDTTTGFVAKYLQGKS; this comes from the coding sequence TTGTTTACAAAAGTTTTGATTGCTAACCGCGGCGAAATTGCGGCGCGTGTTATCAGGACCTGTAAGAAATTGAACATACAAACGGTTGCAGTCTACTCTGAAGCTGATGCACAGGTCCCCCACGTAAAACAGGCTGACGAATCCTGTTTGCTTGGCGGGCCCCGAGTGAATGAGAGCTACTTAAATATGGATAAGTTGATTGAAATAGCAACGGAAACTGGGGCACAGGCCGTCCATCCCGGGTATGGACTTCTGTCTGAAAACGCTGAGTTTGCACGCCGGTGTACAGAAGCCGGTCTGGTATTTATCGGCCCGTCTCCCGCAGTCATTGCCCAGATGGGCAGCAAAATCCAAGCACGTAAGGCCATGGAAGAAGCAGGGGTTCCTGTTGTGCCGGGTGTGACCAAGGATCTGGCAAATGCGGAAGAGGCCAATGAGATCGCTGCAAGTATGGGCTATCCTGTCATGCTGAAAGCTTCCGCAGGAGGCGGCGGTATTGGAATGCAGGTGGTGTACGACGAATCAGGCCTTCGAAAGGCCTTCGAAAGCAATAAAAAGCGCGCTACAGATTTCTTTGGAGACGGAGCCATCTACCTCGAGAAGTATATCGAGAATCCCCGACACATCGAGATCCAGGTGCTGGCCGACAATCAAGGCAACACGGTCTACCTGTGGGAACGGGAGTGCTCTATTCAACGCAGGCATCAAAAAATCGTGGAAGAAGCCTTGTCGCCCTTTCTGGATGAACAGACGCGGCACAAGATGGGTGCAGTTGCTGTGAAAGCAGCCAAGGCACTCGGCTACAGCAACGCAGGAACCATTGAGTTTTTGGTTGATCCGGACAAGAACTTTTACTTCCTTGAAATGAACACACGGCTGCAAGTAGAGCATCCAGTAACGGAAGAAATTACAGGGCTCGATCTCGTCGAACAACAGCTCCTCGTCGCCTCCGGCGCATCTCTCTCCTTTACACAGGACCAGGTGCAGCGCCAGGGACACGCCATTGAAGTTCGCATCTACGCTGAGGACCCGACGACCTTCTTTCCCTCACCGGGCACCATCAGTGCTATGAAGGTACCAGAAGGGGACGGAATTCGGCATGAATTGGCCGTTCACAGCGGCTCTGTTGTGACGCCTTACTACGATCCGATGATTGGGAAACTGATTGTAACGGGTGAGACACGTGATGCCGCCATCGATAAGTTGCAATTCGCGCTGGAAGGGTATGAAATAGAGGGTATCAAGACAAACATCCCCGCCTTGCGGCAAGTTGCGAACCACCAGGCCTTCCGTGAGGGCGATACCACCACAGGGTTCGTAGCAAAATACTTACAAGGGAAATCGTAA
- a CDS encoding acetyl-CoA carboxylase biotin carboxyl carrier protein subunit yields the protein MAQVTASMAGNVWKVLVKPGDSVEADADIVILESMKMEIPITTESSGTVKEVKVNEGDFVNEGDVLAEIE from the coding sequence GTGGCACAAGTTACGGCAAGTATGGCAGGAAATGTATGGAAAGTTTTGGTGAAACCCGGTGACTCAGTAGAGGCCGATGCAGATATTGTGATTCTGGAATCCATGAAAATGGAGATTCCCATTACGACGGAGTCTTCAGGAACGGTTAAAGAAGTAAAGGTAAATGAAGGAGATTTTGTTAACGAAGGAGACGTATTGGCGGAAATAGAGTAG
- a CDS encoding acyl-CoA carboxylase subunit beta — protein MSIGEDFEGRVEQIRRGGAEKYHQKNAEQGKMFVRDRLEQLFDDNFQLEDGLFANSQAEGLPADGVVTAIGRVNGQTVCVMANDSTVKAGSWGKRTVEKIIRIQETAEKLEVPLLYLVDSAGARITDQVEMFPGRRGAGRIFYNQVKLSGKIPQVCLLFGPSAAGGAYIPAFCDIVIMVEGNASMYLGSPRMAEMVIGEKVTLEEMGGARMHCSVSGCGDVLAKNEEEAITMARQYLSYFPANYAQQPVQAEPKEPKQFEKTIEDIIPANQNAPFNMHDLIQRVIDEDSFFEVKKLFAGELITGLARIDGEAVGIIANQPRVKGGVLFHDTADKAARFITLCDAFNIPLLFLADVPGFMIGTKVERAGIIRHGAKMISAMSEATVPKISIIVRKAYGAGLYAMAGPAFEPDCCLALPSAQIAVMGPEAAVNAVYANKIAQLSGEERNEFIQAKREEYKEDIDIYHLASEMVVDGIVKGSSLREELTNRFKAYSSKYMTFSHRKHPVYPV, from the coding sequence ATGTCCATCGGGGAAGACTTTGAAGGTCGAGTTGAACAAATCAGGCGCGGAGGCGCTGAAAAATATCATCAGAAGAATGCAGAGCAGGGGAAGATGTTTGTCCGCGACAGGCTGGAGCAGTTGTTTGACGACAACTTTCAGCTTGAAGACGGCCTGTTTGCCAATTCCCAAGCGGAAGGACTCCCTGCGGACGGTGTGGTCACAGCGATAGGAAGAGTAAACGGACAAACGGTGTGTGTGATGGCGAATGATTCAACTGTAAAAGCGGGATCGTGGGGAAAACGCACAGTAGAAAAAATCATTCGAATTCAAGAGACGGCAGAAAAGTTGGAAGTGCCGCTTTTGTATCTGGTAGATTCAGCCGGGGCACGCATCACCGATCAAGTGGAAATGTTCCCAGGCCGCCGCGGCGCGGGCCGAATTTTTTACAACCAGGTGAAACTCTCAGGGAAAATACCGCAGGTGTGCTTGCTGTTTGGACCTTCTGCTGCCGGAGGGGCGTACATCCCAGCCTTCTGTGACATTGTCATTATGGTGGAGGGAAATGCTTCCATGTATCTGGGGTCGCCTCGGATGGCCGAAATGGTCATCGGCGAAAAAGTGACGCTGGAGGAGATGGGCGGCGCACGGATGCACTGCTCTGTTTCTGGGTGTGGTGATGTTCTGGCGAAAAACGAAGAGGAAGCTATAACCATGGCTCGCCAGTACTTGTCCTATTTTCCGGCCAACTATGCACAGCAACCTGTGCAAGCAGAGCCGAAAGAGCCGAAGCAGTTCGAAAAGACCATTGAGGATATTATTCCTGCCAACCAGAACGCACCGTTTAACATGCATGACTTGATTCAGCGAGTGATTGATGAGGACTCATTCTTTGAAGTCAAGAAACTGTTTGCCGGTGAATTGATTACAGGACTGGCCCGAATCGATGGGGAAGCAGTTGGAATTATTGCCAATCAGCCGCGGGTCAAAGGCGGCGTGTTGTTCCATGATACGGCAGACAAAGCTGCCAGGTTTATTACACTGTGTGATGCTTTTAACATTCCGCTGTTGTTCCTGGCGGACGTTCCGGGCTTCATGATTGGTACGAAGGTAGAACGTGCCGGCATTATCCGCCACGGCGCGAAAATGATTTCGGCCATGTCCGAGGCAACAGTACCGAAAATATCCATTATTGTCCGAAAAGCCTACGGCGCCGGCCTGTACGCCATGGCTGGTCCAGCATTTGAACCAGACTGCTGTCTGGCGCTGCCAAGTGCACAGATTGCTGTGATGGGTCCGGAAGCGGCTGTAAATGCTGTCTATGCAAACAAGATTGCGCAGCTATCTGGGGAAGAACGCAACGAGTTTATTCAAGCCAAGCGCGAAGAGTATAAGGAAGACATCGATATCTACCACCTCGCGTCAGAGATGGTCGTGGACGGAATTGTGAAGGGCAGTTCATTACGGGAAGAGCTCACAAATCGCTTTAAGGCGTACTCCAGCAAATACATGACCTTTTCGCATCGCAAGCACCCGGTCTATCCGGTCTAA
- a CDS encoding FAD-binding oxidoreductase translates to MDLQQELMQYISDSKRVSSGESIVAQHAQDFSHHPPHSPDVVAFPESEAEVASIVRFANDNRIPITPCGVLTSLEGHVIPVQGGISLDLTQMNRILEVRPRDFLVRVQPGVTRTQLNQELKRYGLQFPLDPGADATLGGMAATNASGTTAVRYGVMRNQVLDLAVVLADGSIIHTGGSAVKSSAGYNMTQLFIGSEGTLGVITELTLRIHPIPEATVAARAVFPDLDKASEAAYSMMSSGMQIGRIELVDEHTIHAVNLAKETSYTEQPTLFLEFHGSESSVQGDVVLGQELCEDEDCVDFVFETDTESRNQLWEARHDAALAVMQTAPDKKMKVTDVCVPLSELPKAIAVARQTIDSYGVYGAILGHVGDGNYHVIFMVDPNDKEEIRVADEINHQIVEYALERGGTCTGEHGVGIGKISYVEKEHKDTIPWMNRVKKMFDPNGILNPGKLLHK, encoded by the coding sequence ATGGACCTGCAGCAGGAACTTATGCAATATATCTCCGATTCGAAGAGAGTCAGCAGCGGTGAATCCATCGTTGCTCAACACGCACAAGATTTTAGCCATCATCCCCCTCATTCCCCTGACGTTGTTGCCTTCCCGGAGTCAGAAGCAGAGGTCGCAAGTATCGTACGTTTCGCCAATGACAACCGGATCCCGATTACTCCCTGCGGTGTCCTGACCAGTCTTGAAGGACACGTGATTCCAGTTCAGGGCGGCATCAGTTTGGACCTGACGCAAATGAACCGTATACTTGAGGTCCGTCCCAGGGATTTTTTGGTGCGGGTTCAACCAGGCGTAACTCGAACGCAGCTGAATCAGGAACTGAAGCGTTATGGCTTGCAGTTTCCGCTCGATCCCGGTGCCGACGCCACCCTTGGCGGCATGGCCGCCACAAACGCCAGCGGTACCACTGCAGTGCGCTACGGTGTCATGCGTAATCAAGTACTGGACTTGGCTGTTGTACTAGCAGACGGTTCCATCATTCATACCGGCGGCTCAGCAGTAAAGTCCTCTGCCGGATATAACATGACACAGCTCTTTATTGGGTCTGAAGGAACACTAGGGGTCATCACAGAACTGACTTTGCGTATTCACCCGATTCCTGAAGCCACAGTTGCAGCTCGAGCCGTGTTCCCCGACTTGGACAAAGCCAGCGAAGCTGCTTATTCCATGATGAGCTCCGGAATGCAGATTGGCCGTATTGAACTCGTCGATGAACACACCATTCACGCCGTAAACTTGGCTAAAGAGACGAGCTATACCGAACAACCCACACTGTTTCTTGAGTTTCACGGCAGCGAGTCCTCCGTTCAGGGTGATGTAGTCCTAGGTCAAGAGCTGTGTGAGGATGAAGACTGCGTAGATTTCGTGTTTGAAACGGACACAGAGTCAAGGAATCAGCTTTGGGAAGCACGCCACGATGCAGCACTTGCCGTTATGCAAACAGCACCAGACAAGAAGATGAAAGTAACGGATGTATGCGTTCCTCTGTCAGAGCTGCCCAAAGCGATTGCCGTAGCCAGGCAAACCATCGACAGCTATGGCGTATACGGCGCCATCCTCGGTCATGTTGGAGACGGCAATTATCACGTTATTTTTATGGTAGACCCCAATGACAAAGAAGAAATCCGCGTCGCGGATGAAATTAACCACCAAATTGTAGAATATGCTTTGGAACGAGGCGGCACCTGTACTGGAGAACACGGTGTCGGCATCGGCAAGATCTCTTACGTTGAAAAGGAACACAAGGATACCATTCCGTGGATGAATCGGGTGAAGAAGATGTTCGACCCAAACGGCATCCTCAATCCAGGAAAACTTCTTCACAAGTAG
- the bshB2 gene encoding bacillithiol biosynthesis deacetylase BshB2, whose product MERHVLVVFPHPDDETLAVGGAIAWHAHTGAPITYGCFTLGQMGRNMGNPFFANRETLPDIRKKELQEACEVLGIKDLRLLGYRDKTLEFEDPEELVRVITGLIEEVNPSLIITYYPGYCVHPDHEAIAEATVEAIRRMPENARPKLHCQAFSRGHEEALGKRDVMLDTSKVWDTVFRAWKAHKSQTAVRLDKVEQELSGSEEERKRAILAFSEVGMYTYEI is encoded by the coding sequence TTGGAACGCCATGTATTAGTTGTATTTCCACATCCAGATGATGAGACGTTAGCTGTCGGCGGAGCCATTGCCTGGCACGCACATACCGGGGCCCCTATTACTTATGGTTGCTTTACTTTGGGTCAAATGGGCCGGAACATGGGGAACCCTTTTTTTGCGAACCGAGAGACCCTTCCAGATATCCGCAAGAAGGAACTTCAAGAGGCTTGTGAAGTATTGGGCATAAAGGACTTGCGTTTGTTGGGATACAGAGACAAGACGCTTGAATTTGAAGATCCGGAAGAACTCGTTCGCGTGATAACGGGCTTAATTGAAGAAGTCAATCCATCCTTAATTATTACGTATTATCCTGGGTATTGTGTTCACCCCGATCACGAAGCAATAGCGGAAGCTACCGTCGAAGCGATTCGTCGGATGCCGGAGAATGCACGACCTAAGCTCCACTGTCAGGCATTTTCGCGAGGGCATGAAGAAGCACTTGGCAAGCGCGATGTCATGCTTGATACGAGCAAAGTGTGGGATACTGTGTTCCGAGCGTGGAAGGCACACAAGTCTCAGACCGCAGTGCGTCTTGATAAGGTGGAGCAAGAGTTGAGTGGTTCAGAGGAAGAACGTAAACGTGCCATCTTGGCCTTTAGTGAGGTTGGCATGTACACATACGAAATCTAG
- a CDS encoding DUF4190 domain-containing protein — protein sequence MTEERDDGQPTVYDDTGTASSQTPERDRSGMAITGLILGIASIMLALIPIIGLISGILGIIFGSLGLRSTRRKSAGWGLGLGIAGVVLSFIAFVIEIASIVAGLPSIHG from the coding sequence GTGACAGAGGAACGTGACGATGGGCAACCAACGGTGTACGACGATACAGGAACTGCTTCTTCGCAAACTCCTGAACGCGACAGAAGCGGCATGGCGATTACAGGACTGATCCTTGGTATTGCAAGCATCATGTTGGCTTTAATACCTATCATTGGGCTCATTTCGGGAATTCTCGGAATCATTTTCGGCTCTCTGGGCCTGCGGTCTACACGGAGAAAAAGTGCGGGATGGGGCTTGGGCCTGGGCATTGCAGGCGTTGTCCTGTCATTTATAGCTTTTGTAATAGAAATTGCTTCCATCGTCGCTGGCCTGCCAAGCATTCACGGGTGA
- a CDS encoding rhodanese-like domain-containing protein has product MAVPQWMSVDVKERIQSGKSVQIIDVREPGEFAGGHIPGAKLIPLGQIMQRTKEIDTNKETVVVCRSGSRSAMACQFLQQSGFKNVHNLMGGMMSWDGDIEY; this is encoded by the coding sequence TTGGCAGTCCCACAATGGATGTCGGTTGATGTAAAAGAACGTATACAGTCTGGAAAGTCAGTTCAAATTATCGACGTGCGAGAACCTGGAGAATTCGCGGGAGGACACATTCCCGGTGCAAAACTTATTCCGCTTGGACAGATTATGCAGCGGACCAAAGAAATTGATACAAATAAGGAGACTGTAGTCGTGTGCCGCAGCGGCAGCCGCAGTGCCATGGCTTGTCAGTTTCTTCAACAGAGTGGATTCAAGAACGTTCACAACCTTATGGGTGGAATGATGAGCTGGGACGGAGACATCGAGTATTAA
- the dps gene encoding DNA starvation/stationary phase protection protein Dps, with amino-acid sequence MNQTATAARLSNTRISLQSQTKEQMVRILNQHVTDLTDLFVQSKLAHWNVRGAHFISYHKLFDELAGHLTELTDTVAERVTALGGTAGVPVQSIAAQTSVAQWPLDQHQDVDVIKALAERWAVVANSARQAVVDTAQADPDTSDLFTEVSRQLDKDLWFLEAHFEM; translated from the coding sequence ATGAATCAAACAGCAACAGCAGCAAGGTTGTCCAATACTCGAATTAGTCTCCAAAGCCAAACTAAGGAACAGATGGTTCGTATCCTGAACCAGCATGTGACGGACCTGACCGACCTCTTTGTTCAATCCAAGCTAGCCCACTGGAACGTGCGCGGAGCGCATTTTATTTCGTATCACAAGTTGTTTGACGAATTGGCCGGACATCTCACTGAACTGACCGACACGGTTGCAGAGCGAGTGACGGCACTCGGCGGCACCGCGGGAGTGCCCGTTCAATCAATTGCTGCGCAGACTTCTGTGGCGCAGTGGCCGCTAGATCAGCATCAGGATGTGGATGTTATCAAGGCGTTGGCAGAGCGATGGGCTGTTGTCGCAAATTCAGCACGACAGGCTGTTGTGGATACTGCGCAAGCAGACCCTGACACTTCGGATTTATTCACTGAGGTTTCACGCCAGCTTGACAAGGACTTGTGGTTCCTGGAAGCCCACTTTGAGATGTAG